The following are encoded together in the Thunnus albacares chromosome 7, fThuAlb1.1, whole genome shotgun sequence genome:
- the LOC122986263 gene encoding calcium homeostasis modulator protein 6-like: MMTVETQLIATLKKELGDNPVVSNVVFAFILAVVEKMLGVKFACPCNPTWNRAFVFPFFLIPAGTACLLMMLIHGCNGYKKVLCGFLPFIVWMALMLLDGQYYVCGNSDWPGTFVTADKTYLMWCKPTNTTTEEELLQRSHEFHILSQGLGNTMVTILLILLIVYIVYKTKSKCRQNDEEDPDAASVPLKNQKKHKTQETEEDTAV; the protein is encoded by the exons ATGATGACCGTAGAGACACAGCTGATCGCAACACTCAAGAAAGAGCTTGGAGACAACCCTGTTGTGTCAAATGTGGTTTTTGCCTTCATCCTCGCTGTTGTGGAGAAGATGTTGGGGGTGAAATTTGCTTGCCCTTGCAATCCTACATGGAACCGTGCAtttgtgtttccattttttttaattcctgcTGGTACAGCATGTCTGCTGATGATGCTGATTCATGGATGCAATGGATACAAGAAAGTTCTTTGTGGCTTTCTCCCTTTTATAGTGTGGATGGCCCTGATGTTGCTAGATGGACAATACTACGTCTGTGGAAACTCAGACTGGCCGGGCACATTTGTAACAGCTGACAAAACCTATCTTATGTGGTGTAAACCAACCAACACGACGACTGAGGAGGAACTACTGCAACGTTCACACGAGTTTCATATTTTGTCTCAG GGGCTTGGAAACACGATGGTCACgattttactcattttactCATTGTATACATTGTATATAAAACAAAGAGCAAATGTCGTCAAAATGACGAAGAAGACCCTGATGCTGCATCTGTGCCACTTAAGaatcagaaaaaacacaaaacacaggagACTGAAGAAGATACTGCTGTGTGA